One Hippoglossus hippoglossus isolate fHipHip1 chromosome 13, fHipHip1.pri, whole genome shotgun sequence genomic window carries:
- the xaf1 gene encoding XIAP-associated factor 1, which yields MDNTNGTRTCGLCHKEVAEANFALHETHCSRFLCLCPDCDEAVPKEQLSQHREEEHTPTRCSKCHQKMERCRLKDHESDECVERLQACQFCDLELPWKQLEEHCLVCGSRTELCRDCSRYVRLRDQPEHASTCPAAGNDASPPQTASIPTNEITITCSGCMGFVSAEDIEKHELECFSASGWDYSGKEKKEHEKEEREHEEDKEEEEELPGQVTTPQLSSIYKAASLSNTHHSGPLGEGDQDQISICPHCHLALPLFTLRRHQAKCQIYIQLK from the exons ATGGACAACACGAATGGAACACGCACCTGCGGCCTGTG CCACAAAGAGGTTGCAGAGGCCAACTTCGCTCTGCACGAGACGCACTGCAGTCGCTTCCTATGTCTCTGTCCTGACTGTGATGAGGCAGTTCCTAAAGAGCAACTGAGccaacacagagaggaagagcacactccg acaAGATGCTCCAAGTGTCACCAAAAGATGGAGCGTTGTCGCCTCAAGGATCACGAG TCTGATGAGTGTGTCGAGCGCCTGCAGGCCTGTCAGTTCTGTGATCTGGAGCTGCCGTGGAAGCAGCTGGAAGAACATTGTCTGGTGTGTGGGAGTCGCACCGAGCTCTGCAGGGACTGCAGCCGCTACGTCAGACTGAGGGACCAGCCGGAGCACGCCTCGACCTGCCCGGCTGCTGGCAATGATGCAAGTCCTCCTCAAACTGCCAGCATTCCAACAAATGAGA TAACAATTACCTGCAGCGGATGCATGGGATTTGTTTCTGCTGAGGACATAGAGAAACATGAG CTGGAGTGTTTCTCAGCGTCCGGGTGGGACTACTctggaaaggaaaagaaggagcatgaaaaggaagagagggagcatgaggaggataaagaggaggaagaggagctccCTGGGCAGGTGACCACTCCTCAGCTAAGCAGCATCTATAAGGCAGCCTCcctgtcaaacacacaccacagtggTCCCTTGGGTGAAGGAGATCAAGACCAGATCAGCATCTGTCCCCACTGTCATCTGGCCCTGCCTCTCTTCACACTGCGCAGGCATCAG gcaaaGTGCCAAATCTACATTCAgctgaaataa
- the tekt1 gene encoding tektin-1, with the protein MDQSTPQQTAPPDLKSIEVTRKQSELFSGECMRLIQETHKASKRMHHNDNIQLDQRVKDIQFLKRELELKLEEIIEEIDTLTAFQSRVVKALEACKEPLRVTTLCLEERINRPTTETRQDEVNRELQKEGDAAEGAATLLQRVVEQITEQIRLNQSAKYHLEEDLKEKYQAQCIDHTCTLMTINSIKNQLESKKTNSILPSSAVTPQQWENTSEMNIAKAERQKTNSLSLRAFAESVLEQTAADMQKQVQATKVAFQLNVNQIKSAKNQMEGQLSKILSEFSSIQRIREDLQVAITQKEEFLSLAQARVDLRHQRPDRERCHDPAQMQLLTEVQQLKAHISKLREAVAQSEEAQCALVRCQRELQEHINMKATSLYVDEVTCAQHRESIVIHNF; encoded by the exons ATGGACCAAAGCACTCCTCAGCAAACAGCTCCTCCCGATCTCAAGAGTATTGAGGTCACGAGGAAGCAGTCAGAGCTCTTCAGTGGAGAATGTATGAGGCTGATCCAAGAGACTCATAAAGCATCTAAACGCATGCATCATAATGACAACATACAACTTG ATCAGAGGGTCAAAGACATCCAGTTCCTGAAGAGGGAGTTGGAGCTGAAGTTGGAGGAGATCATTGAGGAGATTGATACCCTCACAGCGTTCCAGAGCAGAGTGGTGAAGGCGCTGGAGGCCTGCAAGGAGCCTCTGAGGGTCACTACTCTCTGtctggaggagag gattAACCGTCCTACCACTGAGACCCGGCAGGATGAGGTGAACAGAGAGCTGCAGAAGGAGGGGGATGCTGCAGAGGGGGCGGCTACCCTCCTGCAGCGTGTAGTGGAGCAGATCACTGAGCAGATTCG ACTGAACCAATCTGCCAAGTACCATTTAGAGGAAGATCTGAAGGAAAAGTATCAGGCTCAGTGCATCGACCACACCTGCACCCTCATGACCATCAATTCCATCAAAAACCAGCTGGAGTCCAAAAAAACCAACAGTATTTTGCCGAG CTCGGCAGTGACTCCTCAGCAGTGGGAGAACACCTCAGAGATGAACATAGCCAAAGCGGAGCGGCAGAAGACCAACTCGCTTTCACTACGGGCCTTCGCGGAGTCTGTCCTGGAGCAGACGGCTGCTGACATGCAGAAGCAGGTCCAGGCTACAAAAGTAGCCTTTCAGCTGAACGTCAATCAAATCAAGTCTGCCAAGAACCAGATGGAGGGTCAACTGAGCAAG ATTCTGTCGGAGTTTTCCAGCATTCAGAGGATCCGAGAGGATCTCCAGGTGGCCATCACACAGAAGGAAGAGTTCCTGAGTCTGGCCCAGGCCCGGGTGGATTTGCGTCACCAGAGGCCTGACAGAGAGCGATGTCACGATCCAGCGCAGATGCAGCTCCTCACTGAGGTCCAGCAGCTCAAAGCCCACATCAGCAA ACTGCGTGAGGCAGTGGCCCAGTCAGAGGAGGCGCAGTGTGCTCTGGTTCGCTGCCAGCGCGAGTTGCAGGAACACATCAACATGAAGGCCACCTCTCTCTACGTCGATGAGGTCACCTGCGCCCAGCACAGGGAGTCCATTGTCATACACAACTTCTGA
- the inpp5ka gene encoding inositol polyphosphate 5-phosphatase Ka isoform X2, giving the protein MEEKEEQPERGDTDTHSFRLQMVTWNVATADPPDDVTLLLHLNSPKSPDLYVIGLQEVYSGPLRFVSDVVFNDPWSHLFMSILAPRNYVKVSSIRMQGLLLLFFSKLQHVPFISNIQATYTRTGIFGYWGNKGGVSIRLSFYGHMLCFLNCHLAAHMKYATERVDEFEYIMDTQTFACKKTPRIADHNLVFWFGDLNFRIQDHGMHFVRTCINNQTYNLLWSKDQLIMMKKKEQKLQEFEEGPLDFQPTYKFDLNSDTYDSSGKKRKPAWTDRILWRLRPKDLTSDKQDDNSEVVKKVKELEEDEEYPLRIRQDLYTSNMEFSISDHKPVIGIFTLELRKMNETPLVHLQAEGEWSADIDAMVLYSPLQPFPSSTWDWIGLYKVGFSSLTDYITYTWVKDDEVAFNEEVIQVYVSKEEIPVQGGECVLCYYSNTLRGIIGISEPFKVHESKVANEEGLLHDQINRLDQIVAS; this is encoded by the exons atggaggagaaggaggagcagcCGGAGAGGGgagacaccgacacacacagcttcag GCTTCAAATGGTGACGTGGAATGTGGCCACAGCTGATCCTCCAGACGACGTAACCTTGCTTCTCCATCTGAACTCCCCAAAAAGCCCGGACCTCTACGTCATCGG tttgcaGGAGGTGTACTCAGGGCCACTGAGATTCGTGTCAGATGTTGTATTCAATGATCCATGGAGTCATCTGTTTATGTCTATCTTAGCACCACGGAATTACGTTAAG gtgtcCTCTATCAGAATGCAGGgtttgctgctgctcttcttctccAAACTGCAGCATGTCCCCTTCATCAGCAACATCCAGGCCACATACACACGTACAGGCATTTTTGGATATTGG GGGAACAAAGGTGGTGTTTCCATCCGTTTGTCTTTCTATGGCCACATGCTCTGTTTTCTCAACTGTCATTTGGCTGCTCATATGAAATATGCCACTGAGAGAGTGGATGAGTTCGAGTACATCATGGACACGCAAACGTTTGCATGTAAAAAAACTCCAAGAATTGCTGACCACAA TCTGGTCTTTTGGTTTGGCGATCTCAACTTCCGAATTCAGGACCACGGCATGCACTTTGTCCGCACCTGTATCAACAATCAAACCTACAACCTGCTGTGGAGCAAAGACCAG TTAAtcatgatgaagaagaaagaacagaaacttcaggagtttgagGAAGGCCCTCTGGACTTTCAACCCACGTACAAGTTTGACTTGAACTCTGATACTTATGACAGCAG TGGAAAGAAACGCAAACCTGCATGGACAGACAGGATCCTGTGGCGGCTCAGGCCCAAAGACCTAACCTCTGATAAACAAGATGACAACTCGGAGGTAGTGAAGAAGgtcaaggagctggaggaggatgaggagtaCCCTCTGAGGATTAGGCAGGACTTGTACACCAGCAACATGGAGTTTAGCATCAGTGACCACAAGCCTGTCATTGGCATCTTCACACTGGAG CTGAGGAAGATGAACGAGACTCCTCTCGTGCATCTGCAGGCGGAAGGCGAATGGAGCGCAGACATTGATGCCATGGTCCTTTACAGCCCTCTGCAGCCATTCCCCTCTAGTACATGGGACTGGATTGGACTTTATAAG GTTGGATTCTCCAGTTTGACAGACTACATCACCTACACGTGGGTCAAAGACGATGAGGTGGCTTTCAATGAAGAAGTCATACAG GTTTATGTTAGTAAAGAGGAAATCCCTGTGCAGGGAGGAGAGTGTGTGCTGTGCTACTACAGTAATACTCTGCGGGGCATCATTGGAATCAGTGAACCATTCAAG GTCCACGAGTCCAAGGTAGCCAATGAGGAAGGCTTGCTACATGACCAGATTAACAGACTAGACCAAATTGTAGCAAGTTAA
- the inpp5ka gene encoding inositol polyphosphate 5-phosphatase Ka isoform X3: MEEKEEQPERGDTDTHSFRLQMVTWNVATADPPDDVTLLLHLNSPKSPDLYVIGLQEVYSGPLRFVSDVVFNDPWSHLFMSILAPRNYVKVSSIRMQGLLLLFFSKLQHVPFISNIQATYTRTGIFGYWGNKGGVSIRLSFYGHMLCFLNCHLAAHMKYATERVDEFEYIMDTQTFACKKTPRIADHNLVFWFGDLNFRIQDHGMHFVRTCINNQTYNLLWSKDQLIMMKKKEQKLQEFEEGPLDFQPTYKFDLNSDTYDSRLYKTWFGFNGKKRKPAWTDRILWRLRPKDLTSDKQDDNSEVVKKVKELEEDEEYPLRIRQDLYTSNMEFSISDHKPVIGIFTLELRKMNETPLVHLQAEGEWSADIDAMVLYSPLQPFPSSTWDWIGLYKVGFSSLTDYITYTWVKDDEVAFNEEVIQVYVSKEEIPVQGGECVLCYYSNTLRGIIGISEPFKVTSST, translated from the exons atggaggagaaggaggagcagcCGGAGAGGGgagacaccgacacacacagcttcag GCTTCAAATGGTGACGTGGAATGTGGCCACAGCTGATCCTCCAGACGACGTAACCTTGCTTCTCCATCTGAACTCCCCAAAAAGCCCGGACCTCTACGTCATCGG tttgcaGGAGGTGTACTCAGGGCCACTGAGATTCGTGTCAGATGTTGTATTCAATGATCCATGGAGTCATCTGTTTATGTCTATCTTAGCACCACGGAATTACGTTAAG gtgtcCTCTATCAGAATGCAGGgtttgctgctgctcttcttctccAAACTGCAGCATGTCCCCTTCATCAGCAACATCCAGGCCACATACACACGTACAGGCATTTTTGGATATTGG GGGAACAAAGGTGGTGTTTCCATCCGTTTGTCTTTCTATGGCCACATGCTCTGTTTTCTCAACTGTCATTTGGCTGCTCATATGAAATATGCCACTGAGAGAGTGGATGAGTTCGAGTACATCATGGACACGCAAACGTTTGCATGTAAAAAAACTCCAAGAATTGCTGACCACAA TCTGGTCTTTTGGTTTGGCGATCTCAACTTCCGAATTCAGGACCACGGCATGCACTTTGTCCGCACCTGTATCAACAATCAAACCTACAACCTGCTGTGGAGCAAAGACCAG TTAAtcatgatgaagaagaaagaacagaaacttcaggagtttgagGAAGGCCCTCTGGACTTTCAACCCACGTACAAGTTTGACTTGAACTCTGATACTTATGACAGCAG GCTCTACAAGACATGGTTTGGCTTTAA TGGAAAGAAACGCAAACCTGCATGGACAGACAGGATCCTGTGGCGGCTCAGGCCCAAAGACCTAACCTCTGATAAACAAGATGACAACTCGGAGGTAGTGAAGAAGgtcaaggagctggaggaggatgaggagtaCCCTCTGAGGATTAGGCAGGACTTGTACACCAGCAACATGGAGTTTAGCATCAGTGACCACAAGCCTGTCATTGGCATCTTCACACTGGAG CTGAGGAAGATGAACGAGACTCCTCTCGTGCATCTGCAGGCGGAAGGCGAATGGAGCGCAGACATTGATGCCATGGTCCTTTACAGCCCTCTGCAGCCATTCCCCTCTAGTACATGGGACTGGATTGGACTTTATAAG GTTGGATTCTCCAGTTTGACAGACTACATCACCTACACGTGGGTCAAAGACGATGAGGTGGCTTTCAATGAAGAAGTCATACAG GTTTATGTTAGTAAAGAGGAAATCCCTGTGCAGGGAGGAGAGTGTGTGCTGTGCTACTACAGTAATACTCTGCGGGGCATCATTGGAATCAGTGAACCATTCAAG GTGACCTCATCGACGTAG
- the inpp5ka gene encoding inositol polyphosphate 5-phosphatase Ka isoform X1, giving the protein MEEKEEQPERGDTDTHSFRLQMVTWNVATADPPDDVTLLLHLNSPKSPDLYVIGLQEVYSGPLRFVSDVVFNDPWSHLFMSILAPRNYVKVSSIRMQGLLLLFFSKLQHVPFISNIQATYTRTGIFGYWGNKGGVSIRLSFYGHMLCFLNCHLAAHMKYATERVDEFEYIMDTQTFACKKTPRIADHNLVFWFGDLNFRIQDHGMHFVRTCINNQTYNLLWSKDQLIMMKKKEQKLQEFEEGPLDFQPTYKFDLNSDTYDSRLYKTWFGFNGKKRKPAWTDRILWRLRPKDLTSDKQDDNSEVVKKVKELEEDEEYPLRIRQDLYTSNMEFSISDHKPVIGIFTLELRKMNETPLVHLQAEGEWSADIDAMVLYSPLQPFPSSTWDWIGLYKVGFSSLTDYITYTWVKDDEVAFNEEVIQVYVSKEEIPVQGGECVLCYYSNTLRGIIGISEPFKVHESKVANEEGLLHDQINRLDQIVAS; this is encoded by the exons atggaggagaaggaggagcagcCGGAGAGGGgagacaccgacacacacagcttcag GCTTCAAATGGTGACGTGGAATGTGGCCACAGCTGATCCTCCAGACGACGTAACCTTGCTTCTCCATCTGAACTCCCCAAAAAGCCCGGACCTCTACGTCATCGG tttgcaGGAGGTGTACTCAGGGCCACTGAGATTCGTGTCAGATGTTGTATTCAATGATCCATGGAGTCATCTGTTTATGTCTATCTTAGCACCACGGAATTACGTTAAG gtgtcCTCTATCAGAATGCAGGgtttgctgctgctcttcttctccAAACTGCAGCATGTCCCCTTCATCAGCAACATCCAGGCCACATACACACGTACAGGCATTTTTGGATATTGG GGGAACAAAGGTGGTGTTTCCATCCGTTTGTCTTTCTATGGCCACATGCTCTGTTTTCTCAACTGTCATTTGGCTGCTCATATGAAATATGCCACTGAGAGAGTGGATGAGTTCGAGTACATCATGGACACGCAAACGTTTGCATGTAAAAAAACTCCAAGAATTGCTGACCACAA TCTGGTCTTTTGGTTTGGCGATCTCAACTTCCGAATTCAGGACCACGGCATGCACTTTGTCCGCACCTGTATCAACAATCAAACCTACAACCTGCTGTGGAGCAAAGACCAG TTAAtcatgatgaagaagaaagaacagaaacttcaggagtttgagGAAGGCCCTCTGGACTTTCAACCCACGTACAAGTTTGACTTGAACTCTGATACTTATGACAGCAG GCTCTACAAGACATGGTTTGGCTTTAA TGGAAAGAAACGCAAACCTGCATGGACAGACAGGATCCTGTGGCGGCTCAGGCCCAAAGACCTAACCTCTGATAAACAAGATGACAACTCGGAGGTAGTGAAGAAGgtcaaggagctggaggaggatgaggagtaCCCTCTGAGGATTAGGCAGGACTTGTACACCAGCAACATGGAGTTTAGCATCAGTGACCACAAGCCTGTCATTGGCATCTTCACACTGGAG CTGAGGAAGATGAACGAGACTCCTCTCGTGCATCTGCAGGCGGAAGGCGAATGGAGCGCAGACATTGATGCCATGGTCCTTTACAGCCCTCTGCAGCCATTCCCCTCTAGTACATGGGACTGGATTGGACTTTATAAG GTTGGATTCTCCAGTTTGACAGACTACATCACCTACACGTGGGTCAAAGACGATGAGGTGGCTTTCAATGAAGAAGTCATACAG GTTTATGTTAGTAAAGAGGAAATCCCTGTGCAGGGAGGAGAGTGTGTGCTGTGCTACTACAGTAATACTCTGCGGGGCATCATTGGAATCAGTGAACCATTCAAG GTCCACGAGTCCAAGGTAGCCAATGAGGAAGGCTTGCTACATGACCAGATTAACAGACTAGACCAAATTGTAGCAAGTTAA
- the LOC117772679 gene encoding phosphatidylinositol transfer protein alpha isoform-like, which yields MLITEYRIVLPVSVEEYQVGQLYAVAQASKDETGGGEGVQVFENEPYEKDGEKGQYTKKIYHLQSKVPAIIRALAPHGSLEIHEEAWNAYPYCKTILTNPWMGEQFRIEIATWHKPDMGDQDNVHGIENAEREIVYIDIADRKDINQGDYKPELDPAIFKSEKTGRGPLGPDWKKEVANNSNCPHMCAYKLVTVKCKWRGFQTKLEKTIQKMERRIFANFHRQLFCWIDNWIDLSMDDIRRMEDETKKELDNLRAGDEVKGMAVASDCN from the exons tACCAAGTGGGCCAGCTGTACGCAGTAGCTCAGGCCAGTAAGGATGAGACGGGCGGAGGAGAAGGCGTGCAGGTGTTTGAAAATGAGCCCTATGAGAAGGATGGGGAGAAGGGACAGTACACTAAGAAGATCTACCACCTGCAGAG TAAAGTGCCAGCTATCATCCGCGCATTAGCTCCGCATGGTTCTCTGGAGATTCATGAGGAGGCCTGGAACGCATATCCTTACTGCAAAACCA TCCTTACA AATCCCTGGATGGGAGAACAATTCCGGATCGAGATTGCGACGTGGCACAAGCCTGATATGGGAGATCAGGACAAT GTACATGGAATTGAAAATGCCGAACGGGAAATAGTTTACATTGACATAGCTGATAGAAAGGACATAAATCAAGgt GACTACAAACCAGAACTTGACCCAGCCATCTTTAAGTCAGAGAAGACCGGTAGAGGACCTCTTGGCCCTGACTGGAAG AAAGAGGTCGCTAACAACTCCAACTGTCCGCATATGTGTGCCTACAAGCTAGTCACCGTTAAATGCAAATGGCGTGGATTTCAGACCAAGCTGGAGAAAACAATTCAAAAG ATGGAGCGGCGTATTTTCGCCAACTTCCACAGACAGCTGTTCTGCTGGATCGACAATTGGATCGACCTGTCCATGGATGACATCCGACGAATGGAGgatgagacaaagaaagagcTGGATAAT TTGAGGGCCGGTGATGAAGTTAAAGGCATGGCAGTGGCAAGTGATTGCAACTGA